From Lepisosteus oculatus isolate fLepOcu1 chromosome 8, fLepOcu1.hap2, whole genome shotgun sequence, one genomic window encodes:
- the haus2 gene encoding HAUS augmin-like complex subunit 2 isoform X2, whose amino-acid sequence MNPWVPAPYAVTPAAQVLARCVASGALSEDVDGIPRDITVFSPQLLEAEQVAALRHDINEKSLEVELLQLEKEGAEVTHSFYLSKKFEALQQFTSHLQEVLHERRSLWQRLMKPHCQQNLPVEANLHRYVVQLVSMAADFIKNLESRVQTTRSIPDIGQSMASLDNALTRLLSLVSDVEELSKQILQWKDLQINAPKQSPEKH is encoded by the exons ATGAATCCCTGGGTGCCGGCGCCCTATGCCGTGACCCCTGCAGCCCAGGTGCTGGCCAGATGTGTGGCTTCCGGAGCGCTGTCTGAG GACGTGGATGGCATCCCCAGAGACATAACTGTCTTCTCTCCTCAACTCCTTGAAGCTGAACAAGTTGCAGCATTGAGGCACGACATTAACGAG AAAAGCCTGGAAGTGGAACTCTTACAGCTAGAAAAAGAGGGAGCTGAGGTCACCCACAGCTTTTATCTCT CCAAGAAGTTTGAAGCCCTGCAGCAGTTCACCTCCCATTTGCAGGAAGTATTGCATGAACGTAGGAGTCTTTGGCAAAGGCTGATGAAACCACATTGCCAGCAGAATCTGCCCGTTGAGGCCAACCTGCACAG GTATGTGGTGCAGCTCGTAAGTATGGCCGCAGACTTCATCAAGAACCTGGAGAGCAGGGTGCAGACAACGCGCTCCATTCCTGACATTGGCCAGTCCATGGCCAGCCTG GATAATGCTCTCACTCGGCTTCTGTCTTTGGTATCAGATGTGGAAGAGCTGTCTAAGCAAATTCTACAGTGGAAGGATCTACAGATTAATGCCCCAAAACAATCACCAGAAAAACACTAA
- the haus2 gene encoding HAUS augmin-like complex subunit 2 isoform X1 encodes MIPMMISVDEWRVPALEMNPWVPAPYAVTPAAQVLARCVASGALSEDVDGIPRDITVFSPQLLEAEQVAALRHDINEKSLEVELLQLEKEGAEVTHSFYLSKKFEALQQFTSHLQEVLHERRSLWQRLMKPHCQQNLPVEANLHRYVVQLVSMAADFIKNLESRVQTTRSIPDIGQSMASLDNALTRLLSLVSDVEELSKQILQWKDLQINAPKQSPEKH; translated from the exons ATGATACCGATGATGATTTCAGTTGATGAGTGGCGCGTCCCTGCCCTGGAGATGAATCCCTGGGTGCCGGCGCCCTATGCCGTGACCCCTGCAGCCCAGGTGCTGGCCAGATGTGTGGCTTCCGGAGCGCTGTCTGAG GACGTGGATGGCATCCCCAGAGACATAACTGTCTTCTCTCCTCAACTCCTTGAAGCTGAACAAGTTGCAGCATTGAGGCACGACATTAACGAG AAAAGCCTGGAAGTGGAACTCTTACAGCTAGAAAAAGAGGGAGCTGAGGTCACCCACAGCTTTTATCTCT CCAAGAAGTTTGAAGCCCTGCAGCAGTTCACCTCCCATTTGCAGGAAGTATTGCATGAACGTAGGAGTCTTTGGCAAAGGCTGATGAAACCACATTGCCAGCAGAATCTGCCCGTTGAGGCCAACCTGCACAG GTATGTGGTGCAGCTCGTAAGTATGGCCGCAGACTTCATCAAGAACCTGGAGAGCAGGGTGCAGACAACGCGCTCCATTCCTGACATTGGCCAGTCCATGGCCAGCCTG GATAATGCTCTCACTCGGCTTCTGTCTTTGGTATCAGATGTGGAAGAGCTGTCTAAGCAAATTCTACAGTGGAAGGATCTACAGATTAATGCCCCAAAACAATCACCAGAAAAACACTAA